In a genomic window of Lepisosteus oculatus isolate fLepOcu1 chromosome 3, fLepOcu1.hap2, whole genome shotgun sequence:
- the LOC102683498 gene encoding FAST kinase domain-containing protein 5, mitochondrial, whose amino-acid sequence MAWYVLCRRLAVPRRPRLPVVLWTREDGDTGPGQRRRKSAPREQEEEDEEEEEGELVGRPSAWLEYRVPYCPSAYHLPSPGRAPSPAAGEPAEEPDPQGAWQGGNPYSVSCSRRLSSSQNTLLDLAFSPARAGLGPQQSAPARAPELDYDSLEDPRAFQSSRPEYRQLCHDLAERPPPLAAQRAFLLLHRVAVLKGGLQPDGVAALLAELGRLPPELQAPVRGDPRFSMLCRLAAESLPRFSDAQLLDVLRAFVRLGLPPGHSMLALYEAECRRRACQLRRADLLLAADLWRCLGRSVPQFLEQVCSRVGHCLPELGSHELVQLLYLIGEGRRAPADLLPRLEGALLRCAEQLGPEEVGAVSLGLFKSQSALSQGAVCRLADRALELLPDMSNAALVSVLKLLRFSHLYHKGLLSALAAEVPRRAPALGAPALMHVALACSSLRFVDERVLEAVAAEVPALAPHCRSKDAAKLLWAFCSLGYQPSNAPAFLCSLTQQLRARAPEFERYPEHLLTGLLALAFVGRFPRDLLGLALSPRLVRRAAEVPHLELLNDLLTLDGTVGLELPDWDGPRLPAELRQEAVRRLWDFAQKNQLQRPELREAEALMGELLQGAHFVRRRMILPHTRSVDLEVHLDPAGRPAPLGTPLPQDPSGGRPLPRGWEEDSAGVPITDGLLAQLLDTSPTGAQERQAPDLADGTLGFPTGAPPPPPPGAPCKLAVQVSSRNHYCYSSRLLLGLHAMKRRQLALAGYRAVELPPWEWLPLLRRSRTEKLAYLHCKVFGAPE is encoded by the coding sequence ATGGCGTGGTATGTGCTGTGCCGGAGGCTGGCTGTCCCGCGCCGCCCTCGCCTGCCCGTGGTGTTGTGGACGCGTGAAGACGGGGACACGGGCCCTGGCCAGCGGAGGAGGAAGAGTGCTCCCAGAGAGCAAGAGGAGGaagatgaggaggaggaggagggagagctgGTGGGCAGACCCTCAGCTTGGCTGGAGTACAGGGTGCCCTACTGCCCCTCCGCCTACCACCTGCCCTCGCCTGGCAGAGCGCCCTCCCCTGCGGCAGGGGAGCCAGCGGAGGAGCCGGACCCCCAGGGCGCCTGGCAAGGAGGGAACCCCTACAGTGTCAGCTGCTCGCGCCGCCTGTCCAGCTCGCAGAACACCCTGCTGGACCTGGCCTTCAGCCCGGCTCGGGCCGGCCTCGGGCCGCAGCAGAGCGCCCCCGCGCGGGCGCCGGAGCTGGACTACGACAGCCTGGAGGACCCCCGCGCCTTCCAGAGCTCGCGGCCGGAGTACCGGCAGCTGTGCCACGACCTGGCCGAGCGCCCGCCCCCGCTGGCGGCGCAGCGCGCCTTCCTGCTGCTGCACCGCGTGGCGGTGCTGAAGGGCGGCCTGCAGCCGGACGGCGTGGCCGCGCTGCTGGCGGAGCTGGGCCGGCTGCCCCCGGAGCTGCAGGCGCCCGTGCGCGGGGACCCGCGCTTCTCCATGCTGTGCCGCCTGGCTGCCGAGAGCCTGCCGCGCTTCAGCGACGCCCAGCTGCTGGACGTGCTGCGGGCCTTCGTGCGGCTCGGCCTGCCGCCCGGCCACAGCATGCTGGCCCTGTACGAGGCCGAGTGCCGCCGCCGCGCCTGCCAGCTGCGCCGCGCCGACCTGCTGCTGGCTGCCGACCTGTGGCGCTGCCTGGGCCGCTCGGTGCCGCAGTTCCTGGAGCAGGTGTGCAGCCGCGTGGGGCATTGCCTGCCGGAGCTCGGCTCGCACGAGCTGGTGCAGCTGCTCTACCTGATCGGGGAGGGCCGGCGCGCGCCCGCGGACCTGCTGCCCCGCCTGGAGGGGGCGCTGCTGCGCTGCGCGGAGCAGCTGGGCCCCGAGGAGGTGGGCGCCGTGAGCCTGGGGCTCTTCAAGTCGCAGAGCGCGCTGTCGCAGGGGGCGGTGTGCCGGCTGGCGGACCGGGCGCTGGAGCTGCTGCCGGACATGAGCAACGCCGCGCTGGTGAGCGTGCTCAAGCTGCTGCGCTTCAGCCACCTGTACCACAAGGGGCTGCTGTCCGCGCTGGCGGCCGAGGTGCCGCGCAGGGCGCCCGCGCTGGGGGCCCCCGCGCTCATGCACGTGGCGCTGGCCTGCTCCTCTCTGCGCTTCGTGGACGAGCGGGTGCTGGAGGCCGTGGCGGCGGAGGTGCCGGCGCTGGCCCCGCACTGCCGCAGCAAGGACGCCGCCAAGCTCCTCTGGGCCTTCTGCTCCCTGGGCTACCAGCCCAGCAACGCGCCGGCCTTCCTGTGCAGCCTGACGCAGCAGCTGCGCGCCCGGGCGCCGGAGTTCGAGCGCTACCCCGAGCACCTGCTTACGGGCCTGCTGGCCCTGGCCTTCGTGGGCCGGTTCCCCCGCGACCTGCTGGGCCTGGCGCTGAGCCCGCGGCTCGTGCGGCGGGCGGCCGAGGTGCCGCACCTGGAGCTGCTCAATGACCTCCTCACGCTGGACGGCACCGTGGGCCTGGAGCTGCCGGACTGGGACGGGCCCCGGCTGCCCGCCGAGCTGCGCCAGGAGGCGGTCCGGCGGCTGTGGGACTTCGCCCAGAAAAACCAGCTGCAGAGGCCCGAGCTGCGGGAGGCCGAAGCGCTCATGGGGGAGCTGCTGCAGGGGGCGCACTTCGTCAGGAGGCGCATGATCCTGCCACACACGCGCTCCGTCGACCTGGAGGTGCACCTGGACCCCGCCGGCCGGCCCGCTCCCCTGGGCACGCCCCTGCCGCAGGACCCCAGCGGGGGGCGCCCCCTGCCCCGGGGCTGGGAGGAGGACTCGGCGGGGGTCCCCATCACGGACGGGCTGCTGGCCCAGCTGCTCGACACGAGTCCCACAGGGGCGCAGGAGCGCCAGGCCCCGGACCTCGCCGACGGGACGCTGGGGTTCCCGACAGGCGcgcccccgccgccccccccgGGGGCCCCGTGCAAGCTGGCGGTGCAGGTGTCCAGCCGCAACCACTACTGCTACAGCTCGCGGCTCCTGCTGGGCCTGCACGCCATGAAGAGGCGGCAGCTGGCGCTGGCCGGGTACCGCGCCGTGGAGCTGCCGCCCTGGGAGTGGCTGCCCCTGCTGCGCCGCTCGCGCACAGAGAAGCTGGCCTATCTGCACTGCAAGGTGTTCGGCGCTCCGGAGTGA